From the Temnothorax longispinosus isolate EJ_2023e chromosome 6, Tlon_JGU_v1, whole genome shotgun sequence genome, one window contains:
- the Ids gene encoding iduronate 2-sulfatase isoform X1: MFAVTCFNFVAITLTCNAAAVVARPNILLIIVDDLRTTLGCYGDVNAYTPNIDALAEDSVVFTEAFAQQALCAPSRNSFLTSRRPDTLRLYDFYNYWRDEAGNYTTLPEHLKNNGYTTMSIGKVFHPGISSNGSDDSPYSWTEKPFHPYTDRYKNAPVCRTSSQSEAATNLICPVRVSTMPNKTLPDVETLREARKFIHKHRKDSDPFFLAVGFQKPHVPFKYPKRYLKYHPIWKFKVPKPYLWPENVNNVSYNPWTDLRWRKDVARLKLIFPWERIPEKFAKQIIQSYYAAVSYIDNMIGKLIHQLYVSTIRENTIVILTSDHGWALGEHAVWSKYSNFDVAVHVPLIISIPTVTSDTDNYSAIPTDHTRYNAQITNNVTEYVRKYKENLSGVYIQQGRNKSTRNSALHLKKHCRVTEATVELVDIFPTVADLAGVPIPICQINDTDDDRSHSRNVLISRKKTLDLCGEGITLLPLIKSTLECQTIPWKKAAFSQYPRPGIQPTLRPNSDKPRLKEINIMGYSLKTSDYRYTAWIPFAHETCKPDWDIIIAEELYDHRIDRAEDFNIEASPKMLKTKEYLRALLKDGWRNALPKYQNRNTTS; the protein is encoded by the exons ATGTTCGCCGTGACCTGCTTTAATTTTGTCGCGATTACGCTGACATGTAATGCTGCCGCCGTGGTCGCGCGTCCGAACATCTTACTGATCATCGTCGATGATCTGAGAACTACTTTGGGATGCTATGGCGACGTTAACGCGTACACGCCGAATATAGATGCCCTGGCCGAGGACAGCGTTGTCTTCACCGAAGCATTCGCCCAG CAAGCGTTATGCGCGCCCAGCAGAAACTCCTTTCTGACAAGTAGAAGACCGGACACCCTTCGGCTTTACGATTTTTACAACTACTGGCGCGACGAGGCGGGCAATTACACCACGTTGCCAGAGCACCTGAAAAACAATGGATACACCACGATGTCCATAGGGAAGGTGTTTCATCCAG GCATAAGTTCTAACGGATCGGATGACAGTCCCTATTCGTGGACCGAGAAGCCTTTCCATCCGTATACAGATCGGTACAAGAATGCTCCGGTCTGTAGGACAAGTTCGCAATCGGAGGCGGCAACAAATCTC ATATGTCCGGTACGCGTTTCAACCATGCCAAACAAAACGTTACCCGATGTTGAGACATTACGAGAGGCGAGAAAATTCATACATAAGCACAGGAAAGACTCCGATCCTTTCTTTCTGGCTGTTGGCTTTCAGAAGCCTCACGTACCGTTCAAGTATCCTAAACGCTATCTAA AATATCATCCCATATGGAAGTTCAAAGTGCCCAAACCGTACCTGTGGCcggaaaatgtaaataacgtTTCATATAATCCTTGGACCGATCTTCGATGGCGAAAGGATGTAGcaagattaaaattgatatttccCTGGGAAAGGATACCAG aaaaattcgcTAAGCAAATTATTCAATCGTACTACGCAGCCGTATCTTACATCGATAATATGATCGGCAAGCTTATACATCAGCTATACGTCTCGACGATCCGAGAAAAtactattgtaatattaacatCCGATCATG gtTGGGCACTTGGAGAACATGCTGTCTGGTCTAAATATAGCAATTTTGACGTTGCCGTGCATGTACCTTTGATAATATCAATTCCAACGGTTACGTCTGATACCGATAATTACAGCGCTATACCTACAGATCATACAAGATATAATGCGCAAATTACAAACAATg TTACAGAATACGTAaggaaatataaagaaaatctttCCGGAGTATATATTCAACAAGGACGTAATAAATCTACCAGGAACAGTGCGTTACATCTCAAAAAACACTGTCGAGTTACAGAAGCTACTGTGGAACTCGTCGATATATTTCCGACAGTCGCGGATCTAGCGGGTGTTCCCATACCGATATGTCAAATTAACGATACAGACGACGATCGGTCGCATTCGAGAAATGTtcttatttctcgaaaaaaaacgcTCGATCTTTGTGGCGAGGGTATCACACTCTTACCACTTATAAAAAGTACCTTGGAATGTCAG ACCATACCTTGGAAAAAGGCAGCATTCAGTCAGTATCCAAGACCAGGTATTCAACCTACGCTCCGTCCTAACAGCGACAAGCCAcgtttgaaagaaataaatataatgggCTATAGTTTGAAGACCAGTGATTATCGTTACACCGCGTGGATACCATTCGCACATGAGACATGCAAACCAGATTGGGACATTATTATCGCGGAGGAATTATATGATCACAGAATTGACAGGGCGGAAGATTTTAACATAGAGGCCTCGCcgaaaatgttaaaaacaaaagaatatcTCAGAGCGTTGCTAAAGGATGGATGGAGAAATGCTCTTCCAAAATATCAAAATCGTAACACAACATCCTGA
- the Ids gene encoding iduronate 2-sulfatase isoform X2, with protein MFAVTCFNFVAITLTCNAAAVVARPNILLIIVDDLRTTLGCYGDVNAYTPNIDALAEDSVVFTEAFAQQALCAPSRNSFLTSRRPDTLRLYDFYNYWRDEAGNYTTLPEHLKNNGYTTMSIGKVFHPGISSNGSDDSPYSWTEKPFHPYTDRYKNAPVCRTSSQSEAATNLICPVRVSTMPNKTLPDVETLREARKFIHKHRKDSDPFFLAVGFQKPHVPFKYPKRYLKYHPIWKFKVPKPYLWPENVNNVSYNPWTDLRWRKDVARLKLIFPWERIPEKFAKQIIQSYYAAVSYIDNMIGKLIHQLYVSTIRENTIVILTSDHGWALGEHAVWSKYSNFDVAVHVPLIISIPTVTSDTDNYSAIPTDHTRYNAQITNNEYVRKYKENLSGVYIQQGRNKSTRNSALHLKKHCRVTEATVELVDIFPTVADLAGVPIPICQINDTDDDRSHSRNVLISRKKTLDLCGEGITLLPLIKSTLECQTIPWKKAAFSQYPRPGIQPTLRPNSDKPRLKEINIMGYSLKTSDYRYTAWIPFAHETCKPDWDIIIAEELYDHRIDRAEDFNIEASPKMLKTKEYLRALLKDGWRNALPKYQNRNTTS; from the exons ATGTTCGCCGTGACCTGCTTTAATTTTGTCGCGATTACGCTGACATGTAATGCTGCCGCCGTGGTCGCGCGTCCGAACATCTTACTGATCATCGTCGATGATCTGAGAACTACTTTGGGATGCTATGGCGACGTTAACGCGTACACGCCGAATATAGATGCCCTGGCCGAGGACAGCGTTGTCTTCACCGAAGCATTCGCCCAG CAAGCGTTATGCGCGCCCAGCAGAAACTCCTTTCTGACAAGTAGAAGACCGGACACCCTTCGGCTTTACGATTTTTACAACTACTGGCGCGACGAGGCGGGCAATTACACCACGTTGCCAGAGCACCTGAAAAACAATGGATACACCACGATGTCCATAGGGAAGGTGTTTCATCCAG GCATAAGTTCTAACGGATCGGATGACAGTCCCTATTCGTGGACCGAGAAGCCTTTCCATCCGTATACAGATCGGTACAAGAATGCTCCGGTCTGTAGGACAAGTTCGCAATCGGAGGCGGCAACAAATCTC ATATGTCCGGTACGCGTTTCAACCATGCCAAACAAAACGTTACCCGATGTTGAGACATTACGAGAGGCGAGAAAATTCATACATAAGCACAGGAAAGACTCCGATCCTTTCTTTCTGGCTGTTGGCTTTCAGAAGCCTCACGTACCGTTCAAGTATCCTAAACGCTATCTAA AATATCATCCCATATGGAAGTTCAAAGTGCCCAAACCGTACCTGTGGCcggaaaatgtaaataacgtTTCATATAATCCTTGGACCGATCTTCGATGGCGAAAGGATGTAGcaagattaaaattgatatttccCTGGGAAAGGATACCAG aaaaattcgcTAAGCAAATTATTCAATCGTACTACGCAGCCGTATCTTACATCGATAATATGATCGGCAAGCTTATACATCAGCTATACGTCTCGACGATCCGAGAAAAtactattgtaatattaacatCCGATCATG gtTGGGCACTTGGAGAACATGCTGTCTGGTCTAAATATAGCAATTTTGACGTTGCCGTGCATGTACCTTTGATAATATCAATTCCAACGGTTACGTCTGATACCGATAATTACAGCGCTATACCTACAGATCATACAAGATATAATGCGCAAATTACAAACAATg AATACGTAaggaaatataaagaaaatctttCCGGAGTATATATTCAACAAGGACGTAATAAATCTACCAGGAACAGTGCGTTACATCTCAAAAAACACTGTCGAGTTACAGAAGCTACTGTGGAACTCGTCGATATATTTCCGACAGTCGCGGATCTAGCGGGTGTTCCCATACCGATATGTCAAATTAACGATACAGACGACGATCGGTCGCATTCGAGAAATGTtcttatttctcgaaaaaaaacgcTCGATCTTTGTGGCGAGGGTATCACACTCTTACCACTTATAAAAAGTACCTTGGAATGTCAG ACCATACCTTGGAAAAAGGCAGCATTCAGTCAGTATCCAAGACCAGGTATTCAACCTACGCTCCGTCCTAACAGCGACAAGCCAcgtttgaaagaaataaatataatgggCTATAGTTTGAAGACCAGTGATTATCGTTACACCGCGTGGATACCATTCGCACATGAGACATGCAAACCAGATTGGGACATTATTATCGCGGAGGAATTATATGATCACAGAATTGACAGGGCGGAAGATTTTAACATAGAGGCCTCGCcgaaaatgttaaaaacaaaagaatatcTCAGAGCGTTGCTAAAGGATGGATGGAGAAATGCTCTTCCAAAATATCAAAATCGTAACACAACATCCTGA